From the genome of Streptomyces sp. V1I1, one region includes:
- the trpS gene encoding tryptophan--tRNA ligase, with product MTRIFSGIKPTGHLTLGNYLGALRRWAEVDQHQADSLFSVVDLHALTVEHDPARVRRLSRQAASLMLAAGLDPELCTVFVQSHVDEHARLSYLLECTATDSELRRMIQYKEKGTQARATGQSVRLSLLTYPVLMAADILAYGTDEVPVGEDQTQHVELTRDLAVRFNQRYGHTFTVPKATHPPVAARVMDLQDPTSKMGKSHESGAGIVYLLDDADVVRKKIMRAVTDSGREVEFDREGKPGIANLLEMLAACEGGNPIDLAGVYESYGALKKDTAEAVVELLMPVRERHAELAADPGHVDEVLRKGAERARGMARPRVDAAYRAIGLLPR from the coding sequence ATGACGCGGATCTTCAGCGGGATCAAGCCCACGGGGCATCTGACGCTGGGCAACTACCTCGGGGCGCTGCGCAGGTGGGCCGAGGTCGATCAGCACCAGGCGGACTCGCTGTTCAGCGTGGTCGATCTTCACGCGCTGACCGTGGAGCACGATCCGGCGCGGGTGCGCAGACTCAGTCGGCAGGCCGCGTCGCTGATGCTGGCAGCGGGGCTGGACCCGGAGCTGTGCACCGTATTCGTACAGAGTCATGTGGACGAGCACGCGCGGCTGTCGTATCTCCTGGAGTGCACGGCCACGGACAGCGAGCTGCGGCGCATGATCCAGTACAAGGAGAAGGGCACGCAGGCGCGGGCAACCGGGCAGAGTGTGCGGCTGTCCCTGCTTACCTATCCGGTGCTGATGGCGGCGGACATCCTGGCCTACGGGACGGATGAGGTGCCTGTGGGTGAGGACCAGACCCAGCATGTGGAGCTGACGCGGGATCTGGCGGTGCGGTTCAACCAGCGATACGGGCACACGTTCACCGTGCCGAAGGCGACGCATCCGCCGGTGGCTGCGCGGGTCATGGATCTGCAGGACCCGACCTCGAAGATGGGGAAGTCGCACGAGTCCGGGGCGGGGATCGTCTATCTGCTGGACGACGCGGATGTGGTGCGCAAGAAGATCATGCGGGCGGTCACGGACAGCGGGCGTGAGGTCGAGTTCGACCGCGAGGGCAAGCCGGGCATCGCGAATCTGCTCGAGATGCTGGCGGCTTGTGAGGGTGGGAACCCAATCGACCTGGCCGGTGTATATGAGTCGTACGGGGCCTTGAAGAAGGACACGGCCGAGGCGGTGGTGGAGCTGCTGATGCCGGTGAGGGAGCGACATGCGGAGCTGGCGGCGGATCCGGGACACGTCGATGAGGTGCTGAGGAAGGGAGCCGAGCGGGCCAGGGGGATGGCCCGGCCGAGAGTTGATGCCGCCTATAGGGCGATCGGGCTGCTGCCCAGGTAG
- the proC gene encoding pyrroline-5-carboxylate reductase, producing MTQTVAVLGTGKIGEALLSGMIRAGWRPADLLVTTRRADRANELRTRYGVEPVTNPEAAKRADTLILAVKPQDMGKLLDELAPHITADRLVISAAAGIPTSFIEERLTAGTPVVRVMPNTPVLVDEGMSVISAGSHATAEHLTHTEEIFGGVGKTLRVPESQQDAATALSGSGPAYFYFLVEAMTDAGILLGLPRAQAHDLIVQAAIGAAVMLRDSGEHPVKLREAVTSPAGTTISAIRELENHGVRAALIAAIEAARDRSRELASGNG from the coding sequence ATGACCCAGACAGTCGCAGTCCTCGGAACGGGCAAGATCGGCGAGGCCCTCCTCAGCGGCATGATCCGCGCCGGCTGGCGCCCCGCCGACCTGCTGGTCACCACCCGCCGCGCCGACCGCGCCAATGAGCTCCGCACCCGCTACGGCGTCGAGCCCGTCACCAACCCCGAGGCCGCCAAGCGCGCCGACACCCTCATCCTGGCCGTCAAGCCCCAGGACATGGGCAAGCTCCTCGACGAACTCGCTCCGCACATCACCGCGGACCGCCTTGTCATCAGCGCCGCGGCCGGCATCCCCACCTCCTTCATCGAGGAACGCCTGACCGCAGGCACCCCCGTAGTCCGTGTCATGCCCAATACGCCCGTACTCGTCGACGAGGGCATGTCCGTGATCTCGGCCGGCAGCCACGCGACCGCCGAGCACCTCACCCACACCGAGGAGATCTTCGGCGGCGTCGGCAAGACCCTCCGCGTCCCCGAGTCCCAGCAGGACGCGGCCACCGCTCTGTCCGGCTCGGGTCCGGCGTACTTCTACTTCCTCGTCGAGGCCATGACCGACGCCGGCATCCTCCTCGGCCTGCCCCGCGCCCAGGCCCACGACCTGATCGTCCAGGCCGCCATCGGCGCCGCCGTCATGCTCCGCGACAGCGGCGAACACCCCGTCAAGCTCCGCGAAGCCGTCACCTCCCCCGCCGGCACCACCATCAGTGCCATCCGCGAACTCGAGAACCACGGTGTACGCGCCGCCCTGATCGCCGCCATCGAGGCGGCCCGCGACCGCAGCCGCGAGCTCGCGTCGGGCAACGGCTGA
- a CDS encoding ABC transporter permease, whose product MNASRTLATAARVLHQLRHDPRSIALMVFVPCVMLFLLRYVFDGSERTFDSIGASLLGIFPLITMFLVASIATLRERTSGTLERLLAMPLGKGDLIAGYALAFGLVAIVQSLLATGLALWALGLDVIGSPWLLLLVALLDALLGTALGLFVSAFAASEFQAVQFMPAVLFPQLLLCGLFTAREKMQPVLEGISNVLPMSYAVDAMTEVQRYPDATGDFTRDVLIVAACAVLVLAMGAATLRRRTA is encoded by the coding sequence ATGAACGCCTCCCGCACCCTCGCCACCGCCGCCCGCGTCCTGCACCAGCTCCGCCACGACCCGCGCTCCATCGCACTGATGGTCTTCGTGCCGTGCGTGATGCTCTTCCTGCTGCGCTACGTGTTCGACGGCAGCGAGCGGACCTTCGACTCCATCGGCGCCTCGCTCCTCGGCATCTTCCCGCTGATCACGATGTTCTTGGTGGCCTCCATCGCCACCCTGCGCGAACGCACCTCAGGCACCCTGGAACGCCTGCTCGCCATGCCCCTGGGCAAGGGCGATCTGATCGCCGGCTACGCCCTGGCCTTCGGCCTCGTCGCCATCGTCCAGTCCCTCCTCGCCACCGGCCTCGCGCTGTGGGCACTGGGCCTGGACGTCATCGGCTCGCCCTGGCTGCTGCTCCTCGTCGCGCTCCTCGACGCCCTGCTCGGCACGGCACTGGGACTCTTCGTCTCGGCCTTCGCCGCCTCTGAGTTCCAGGCGGTCCAGTTCATGCCGGCGGTGCTCTTCCCGCAGCTGCTGCTCTGCGGCCTGTTCACGGCGCGCGAGAAGATGCAGCCCGTCCTCGAGGGCATCTCGAACGTCCTGCCCATGTCGTACGCCGTCGACGCCATGACCGAAGTCCAGCGCTACCCGGACGCCACCGGCGACTTCACCCGCGACGTCCTGATCGTCGCGGCCTGCGCGGTCCTGGTTCTGGCCATGGGCGCGGCGACGCTGCGCCGCCGCACCGCCTAG
- a CDS encoding ABC transporter ATP-binding protein, whose product MMNYSGVAVLARGLTVVRGERTVLRGIDFTVPPGRITGLLGPSGCGKSTLMRAVVGTQAKVTGTLDILGSPAGDATLRSRIGYVTQDPAVYDDLTVRQNLDYFASVLQPGRRHRDTRRDYVTRAIADVDLVSHADSLAGRLSGGQRSRVSLAVALLGTPELLVLDEPTVGLDPVLRRDLWNLFHRLADERGATILVSSHVMDEAERCHRLLLMREGEILAEDTPDDLRFRTRSQTVEAAFLHLVDEANARQADSPQQADPQPKAIQENAR is encoded by the coding sequence ATGATGAATTATTCTGGAGTTGCCGTCCTGGCCCGCGGCCTCACAGTCGTACGAGGCGAGCGCACCGTCCTGCGCGGCATCGACTTCACCGTGCCGCCCGGCCGGATCACCGGCCTCCTCGGCCCCTCCGGCTGCGGCAAGTCGACCCTGATGCGCGCCGTGGTCGGCACGCAGGCCAAGGTCACCGGAACCCTCGACATCCTCGGCAGTCCCGCGGGCGACGCCACCCTGCGCTCCCGTATCGGCTACGTCACCCAGGACCCGGCCGTCTACGACGACCTGACGGTCCGCCAGAACCTGGACTACTTCGCCTCCGTCCTGCAGCCCGGCCGCCGCCACCGCGACACCCGCCGCGACTACGTCACCCGTGCCATCGCCGACGTAGACCTCGTCTCGCACGCCGACTCCCTGGCCGGCCGGCTCTCCGGCGGCCAGCGCAGCCGCGTCTCCCTCGCCGTCGCCCTGCTCGGCACACCCGAACTGCTCGTCCTCGACGAACCGACCGTCGGCCTCGACCCCGTCCTGCGCCGTGATCTGTGGAATCTCTTCCACCGTCTCGCCGACGAGCGCGGCGCGACGATCCTCGTCTCCTCGCACGTCATGGACGAGGCGGAGCGCTGCCACCGCCTGCTCCTGATGCGCGAGGGCGAGATCCTCGCCGAGGACACCCCCGACGACCTCCGCTTCCGAACCCGCTCCCAGACCGTCGAAGCCGCCTTCCTCCACCTGGTCGACGAGGCCAACGCCCGGCAGGCCGATTCCCCGCAGCAGGCCGATCCTCAGCCCAAGGCCATTCAGGAGAACGCCCGATGA